From the genome of Methylocystis heyeri:
GTGGTGTATTCCGCGGGAGCCAGCGTCTGGCCGTGATCTTCGATATGGGCCGGACGATCCTTGGCGGCGCGCGCGACCTCGAAGTCGAGGTCGATCTGCGAGCACAGGCCCAGCGTGACCGGGTCCATGGGAGAAAGAGCCGCGGAATTCCAGTGGGTGCGCTCGCGGATCGCCTTCAGCGTGGTCTTGGTCGTGCCCACGAGGCGCATGATCTGGGCGTCCTTGAGCTCCGGATGGTTGCGCAGGAGCCAAAGGATGGCGTTCGGGCGATCCTGGCGGCGCGAAAGCGGCGTGTAGCGCGGCCCGCGCGCACGCTTGATTTCCGGCAGCTTCACCTTGGAGACGTAGAGATGCAGCCGATGGTCGGGGTTGGCCTCGCCCTTGCCGATTTCCTCGCGCGACAGCTGGCCGGAGGTAATGGGATCGTGGCCGCGAATGCCCGCAGCGACCTCGCCGTCGGCGATGCCCTTCACCTCGAGCGGATGCAGCTTGCAGAATTCCGCGATCTGGTCGAAAGTCAGCGATGTATTCTCAACGAGCCAGACGGCGGTCGCCTTGGGCATCAGCGGGGCGTTGCTCATCGGAATACTCCTCAAAAGTCGTTGCAAGCATGGGAGTCAGAGCGCGCGCGATCCGGCGCGGGCGTAACGAGACTTCATCCATGCTGGGGATGTGCTTCATATAGCGCGCCGCCCGCTCCAGCGCAATGATTTACGACGCCGCTTTGCGCGCGCGGCGCGGGCGGGCCGCGGAGGGTCACGAGCAAAAGCGCGCATGGGCCGGTCGGAGCCGCCTCAGAAAGGCGGGCAGAACGCCGCCCAGCGCCTTCGAGATGCGATCGCCGAAGCGATGGAAGAACAGACCCGCCGCTATGATCAGGAGGCCGATGGCCGAAAGTGCGAAGGGAAAGGCGATCGAATTGCGGAAGACCTCGTCGGCGAGATAACCGAGGTACAGCGTCAACCCGATGCCGCCGAACACGGCGTAGGCGCGGCGCATGAAGTAAAGAGACAGGAAGATCAGCCCCACATTCACCGCGCAGTAAATGGCCTTGCCCAAGGCGTCGCCACTATGCTGTTCGGTGAGGCCGCCCCAGAAGGCCATGAGCCCGAAAAGATGCAGCCAGTAGGCGAAATCGCCGCTGCGCCAGCGCCGCAGATCGACGGCCCAGGCGCAGAGCAGCATCACGGCGCCGAAAACCATGCTCACCTTGGCGCGATCGTCCCAGGTGAAGCTCTCGCCTCCCGCGATCCAGGGAGTAAGGTCCATCGACATGAACCAGAGCGAGAAGGCTATGGGCATGACCAGGAAGGGAAAGGGAAAGAAGATCAGGGCCGCGAGGGACGCCGCAATGGTCCCGACCTCCATCGGCAGCCAGCTCGATTTGATCCATTTGTAAAAATCGCGGTAGGGCAGCGATTGCGTGGGGTCCACCCCCATGAGCGACTGAACCGCAAATATGAACAGGGGAACCATTCCCACAGCGCAGACGATCAGCAGGCCCCCGGGCGTGTGCAGGCCCTTGCGCTTCCAGAGATAGGAGCCCGCGAGGACGAAGACCGCCGCATAGCCCGTCGAGGTGTAGAGAAGGGACTCCGCGCCCCAGAGGCCGAAGGCGTTGGTTGAAAACAGCCCCATCGCCCCGATGACGATCAGCGCCCCGAGATACCAGAGCAGATTGACGAAATCGAAACGGCGGGCCGAGGGATCGGGTTCCGGCGCCGAAGGTTCGAGCCCGGCGCTAAAGAACTCCGCGAGACGCTCATATGTCGGCCGGTCGATGACGCCGGCCTCGAGCGCGGCGCGCAATTCATTGTCGTCGACGGAAAGGCGGCCCATGGGTGTTCCTTGTGGCAAAGCTCGAGGCCAGGATCGTTAAGAGCGAAATCAGGCTAGGAAAGGGCGATCGTTTTCACGAGTAAAGCACGCTTGCGCGCTTTCCGCTCGAACGGAATCGTTCGAGCGATAAGAATTCACGCCCAAATCAATGGCAAAGTCGCCTCCGGGCAGAGATCGCAAGGAAAATCCGCGAGACCCTGGCGCACGCCCATTTGACACCCGCGGCTGCTTTCGCTCATTAACCCCTCAGCCCGACGGGCCTCCTCGTCGCATGAGGGACGCGAAAAATGCCGGACAAAAACAATGGCCTCACTTACGCCCAGGCGGGCGTAGACATCGACGCGGGCAACCGGCTGGTCGATCTGATCCGGCCCGCCGTCCGCGCGACTCGGCGCTCGGGGGCCGACGGCGAGATCGGCGGCTTTGGCGGCGTCTTCGATCTCAAAGCGGCCGGCTTCGTCGATCCCCTCCTCGTCGCGGCCAATGACGGCGTCGGCACCAAGGTCAAAATCGCCATCGAATCCGGCATCCACGATACGATCGGCGTCGATCTCGTCGCCATGTGCGTCAACGATCTCGTCGTCCAGGGCGCCGAGCCCCTCTTCTTCCTGGATTATTACGCCACCGGAAAGCTGGAGCCCGAGGCCGCGGCGGCCGTGGTCAAGGGCATCGCCGACGGCTGCGTGACGGCGGGCTGCGCCCTGCTCGGCGGCGAAACCGCCGAAATGCCCGGCCTTTACGCTGCAGGCGACTACGATCTCGCCGGCTTCGCCGTGGGCGCGGTCAATCGTTCCGGGCTTCTGCCGCGCGCAGTGGCGAAGGGCGACGCGCTGTTCGGCCTGCCCTCCTCCGGCGTGCATTCCAACGGCTTCTCGCTGGTGCGCAGGATTGTCGAACGCGTTCGGCTAGCGTGGGACGCGCCAGCGCCCTTCGCGCCCGAGCGTTCGCTCGCCGCGGCTCTGCTGGAGCCCACCCGCATCTATGTCAAACCCCTGCTCGCGGCGCTCAAAGCGACTTCCAAAATCGCAGCGCTCGCCCATATCACCGGCGGCGGCTTTCCAGACAATGTCCCGCGCGTCCTGCCCAAGGGGCTCGGGGCGCGGCTCGAGCTTTCCGCCTTCCCGGTTCCCACGGTTTTCAAATGGCTCGCCGAGGCGGGCGGGGTTTCGCAGGCGGAAATGCTGAGAACCTTCAACTGCGGGATCGGCATGATCGTCGTCGCGTCGCAGGGCGACGCGCAGGAAGTCGAAAACGCGCTGAGAGCCGCCGGAGAAAGCCCGGTCCGTATCGGCGAGATCATCGAGGCGCCGGAAGGAGAGCGGGTCGTCATGCAGGGGACTCTGGGACTGTGAGGCGGCTGCGCACGGCGATATTCATATCCGGGCGCGGCTCCAATATGGACGCGCTGATCGCGGCGGCGCGGGAGAAGGACTTTCCGGCCGAGATCGCGCTGGTGATGTCGAACCGGCCCGAAGCGGAGGGTCTGGTTCGGGCCAAGGCGATGGGGCTGGCGA
Proteins encoded in this window:
- a CDS encoding DUF1013 domain-containing protein, which translates into the protein MSNAPLMPKATAVWLVENTSLTFDQIAEFCKLHPLEVKGIADGEVAAGIRGHDPITSGQLSREEIGKGEANPDHRLHLYVSKVKLPEIKRARGPRYTPLSRRQDRPNAILWLLRNHPELKDAQIMRLVGTTKTTLKAIRERTHWNSAALSPMDPVTLGLCSQIDLDFEVARAAKDRPAHIEDHGQTLAPAEYTTQPHYEPAATEEDVFGKRAPVAPPEDDHFDADRVFGRLKDLDIEE
- the purM gene encoding phosphoribosylformylglycinamidine cyclo-ligase — its product is MPDKNNGLTYAQAGVDIDAGNRLVDLIRPAVRATRRSGADGEIGGFGGVFDLKAAGFVDPLLVAANDGVGTKVKIAIESGIHDTIGVDLVAMCVNDLVVQGAEPLFFLDYYATGKLEPEAAAAVVKGIADGCVTAGCALLGGETAEMPGLYAAGDYDLAGFAVGAVNRSGLLPRAVAKGDALFGLPSSGVHSNGFSLVRRIVERVRLAWDAPAPFAPERSLAAALLEPTRIYVKPLLAALKATSKIAALAHITGGGFPDNVPRVLPKGLGARLELSAFPVPTVFKWLAEAGGVSQAEMLRTFNCGIGMIVVASQGDAQEVENALRAAGESPVRIGEIIEAPEGERVVMQGTLGL